One region of Niallia sp. Man26 genomic DNA includes:
- a CDS encoding response regulator encodes MARILIVDDAKFMRLTLFNILTKANHEVVGEGENGKDAIRLYRELDPDLVTMDITMPEMSGLEAVKEIKKEFPNAKVVMCSAMGQQKMVVEAIEAGAKDFIVKPFDENRVLDAVNRVLS; translated from the coding sequence ATGGCAAGAATATTAATAGTAGACGATGCAAAATTTATGAGATTGACACTCTTTAACATACTAACCAAAGCAAACCATGAAGTGGTTGGTGAAGGAGAAAACGGGAAAGATGCTATTCGCCTGTATAGGGAATTAGATCCAGATCTAGTCACTATGGACATTACAATGCCAGAAATGAGTGGACTTGAAGCAGTCAAAGAAATAAAAAAAGAATTCCCAAATGCTAAAGTTGTTATGTGTTCAGCAATGGGACAGCAAAAAATGGTAGTAGAAGCAATTGAAGCAGGAGCAAAGGATTTTATTGTTAAGCCGTTTGATGAAAACAGAGTTTTAGATGCTGTCAATAGAGTATTGAGCTAA
- a CDS encoding DUF4279 domain-containing protein, giving the protein MDQTEIKVYFKIYADDFPLEQVTKRLDIYPTKIYKKGDFIRKINETKNLTRSYTSWELSTGYQESLDTGELISQIIRQLQGKTTVINDLREEFGLECSFVIVIKINDGYSPSLHLDSHLVEFASKIEADFDIDLYANPY; this is encoded by the coding sequence ATGGATCAAACAGAAATCAAGGTGTACTTTAAAATCTACGCAGATGATTTTCCATTGGAGCAGGTTACAAAACGCTTGGATATATACCCAACAAAAATTTATAAAAAAGGTGACTTCATTAGAAAGATAAATGAAACGAAAAACTTAACTAGAAGCTATACATCTTGGGAACTCAGTACCGGGTATCAAGAATCTCTTGATACAGGAGAACTGATATCGCAAATTATAAGACAATTACAGGGGAAAACTACTGTTATAAATGATCTTAGAGAGGAATTTGGCTTAGAATGCAGTTTCGTTATCGTGATAAAAATTAATGATGGATATTCACCAAGTTTGCATTTAGATAGCCATTTAGTAGAATTCGCTTCCAAAATTGAAGCAGATTTTGATATCGATTTATATGCCAATCCTTACTAG
- a CDS encoding recombinase family protein, with protein sequence MDVVIYCRVSTDKEEQATSLVRQEEELLQLAKEKNFRVCHIIKEQASGFDLERDGLLELLEIIKEENIAAVLIQDETRLGRGNAKIAILHCILREKVKLYSISHAGELVLSDADSMVLQIVSLVEEYQRKIHNIKIKRGMNRAIENGYKPAENLRNQGVHSGRSRLEVPVEEVVKLKKNGLTFAEIASTLRGLGYEFSKATIHRRYQEFMDENKDAAK encoded by the coding sequence ATGGACGTTGTAATATATTGCAGAGTATCTACAGACAAAGAGGAACAGGCAACCTCTTTAGTAAGACAGGAAGAAGAGCTCCTCCAGCTCGCCAAAGAAAAGAATTTTCGTGTCTGTCATATCATTAAAGAACAGGCAAGCGGTTTCGACCTCGAAAGAGATGGCCTGCTAGAGCTGCTTGAAATCATAAAGGAAGAGAATATCGCAGCCGTCTTGATACAGGATGAGACAAGACTGGGGAGGGGGAATGCAAAGATTGCTATACTGCACTGCATCTTGCGTGAAAAGGTAAAGCTTTACAGCATATCACATGCAGGTGAGCTGGTTTTATCTGATGCAGACTCCATGGTGCTGCAAATCGTTAGTCTTGTGGAAGAATACCAAAGAAAGATACATAATATTAAGATTAAAAGAGGTATGAACAGAGCGATTGAAAACGGCTATAAGCCAGCAGAAAACCTGAGGAATCAAGGTGTTCATTCAGGAAGAAGCCGCTTGGAAGTTCCAGTAGAAGAAGTGGTTAAGTTGAAGAAGAACGGACTAACCTTCGCAGAGATTGCGTCTACCCTTCGTGGTTTAGGCTATGAATTTTCGAAAGCGACGATTCATAGAAGATATCAAGAGTTTATGGATGAGAACAAAGACGCTGCCAAATAA
- a CDS encoding cytochrome c biogenesis protein CcdA → MSDINLFISLGAGFLSFLSPCCLPLYPAFLSYITGMSVGSMKNNAVLLQRTSILHTIFFLIGFSSIFFALAFSTTLIGTLFEEHMELLRKAGSIIIIVFGLFILEIIRPKFLMKERRITFRERPAGFFGSFLIGISFAAGWTPCSGPIIGAVLYLASTNPASSILYMFAYILGFAIPFLLLSFFIGSMPVIQRYSRSFMRIGGVFMIIMGIILYFNGLNVIIRALSPIFGGFKGF, encoded by the coding sequence ATGAGTGATATTAATTTGTTTATATCCTTAGGAGCAGGCTTCTTAAGCTTTCTATCTCCATGCTGTCTTCCGCTTTATCCGGCATTTCTCTCCTATATTACAGGAATGTCTGTTGGCAGTATGAAAAATAATGCTGTACTTCTACAAAGAACAAGCATTTTGCATACAATCTTTTTCCTGATAGGGTTTTCTTCGATTTTTTTTGCTTTAGCATTTAGCACTACGTTAATAGGGACATTATTTGAAGAGCATATGGAGTTGTTGAGAAAGGCAGGATCGATTATTATCATTGTTTTTGGTTTGTTTATATTAGAAATAATCAGACCGAAATTTTTAATGAAGGAACGGAGAATCACATTCCGTGAAAGGCCAGCTGGTTTTTTTGGTTCCTTTTTAATCGGAATAAGTTTTGCAGCAGGCTGGACACCATGCTCTGGACCAATTATAGGTGCTGTTCTTTACTTAGCGAGCACAAATCCAGCCTCGAGCATTCTCTATATGTTTGCCTATATTTTAGGGTTTGCGATTCCCTTTTTGCTGCTTTCCTTTTTCATTGGGAGTATGCCTGTCATTCAACGATACAGCAGGTCTTTTATGAGAATAGGAGGAGTTTTTATGATAATTATGGGAATTATTTTGTATTTTAATGGGCTAAATGTCATAATTCGAGCTCTTTCGCCAATCTTTGGAGGCTTCAAAGGCTTTTAA
- a CDS encoding GrpB family protein, with product MSKNNKAQSGIEIKDYDEKWEESFGLIKQVIKSALGDLILCVEHVGSTAVRGLGAKPILDIDIVIEDYRILPAVVKGLEVIGYYHQQEWSFEGREAFGRRDCFVPWDNHCTDWLEHHLYVCDKGSEELARHLAFRNYLRKNAEAAAEYTKLKKDLARTAKDRQAYTNGKTEFIRDILNKE from the coding sequence ATGTCAAAAAATAATAAAGCTCAAAGCGGCATTGAAATTAAGGATTATGATGAAAAATGGGAAGAGAGTTTTGGTCTTATTAAGCAGGTTATAAAATCAGCTCTTGGTGACCTTATACTCTGTGTGGAGCATGTCGGAAGTACAGCAGTAAGAGGGCTTGGAGCGAAACCGATTTTAGATATTGATATCGTCATCGAAGATTATCGTATTCTTCCTGCTGTAGTCAAAGGACTGGAGGTAATAGGCTATTATCATCAGCAAGAATGGAGCTTTGAAGGCAGAGAAGCGTTTGGGAGAAGAGATTGTTTCGTTCCATGGGATAATCATTGTACAGATTGGCTGGAACATCATTTGTATGTATGTGATAAAGGAAGTGAAGAATTAGCTAGGCATCTTGCCTTTCGCAACTACCTTCGTAAGAATGCAGAAGCAGCAGCCGAATATACTAAATTAAAAAAAGACCTTGCAAGAACGGCAAAAGACAGGCAAGCATATACAAATGGCAAAACGGAATTTATCAGAGACATATTAAATAAAGAATGA
- a CDS encoding YneF family protein: MLWLYILIGVLALIAGLAIGFFIARRYMMTYLKNNPPINEQMLKMMMMQMGMKPSQKKINQMMAAMNKQQGK; this comes from the coding sequence ATGCTATGGCTTTATATTCTAATTGGTGTTTTGGCACTGATTGCTGGACTAGCTATTGGGTTCTTCATCGCGCGTAGATACATGATGACTTACTTGAAGAACAACCCGCCAATTAACGAGCAAATGCTTAAAATGATGATGATGCAAATGGGAATGAAACCATCCCAAAAGAAAATCAATCAAATGATGGCTGCAATGAACAAACAACAAGGGAAATAA
- a CDS encoding DUF2441 domain-containing protein: MALGQVLNFDKNEANNLYRFFFERDWKNSQGEDFMRIFYNNFSADELNLKDEDAKVAFEYVGQTVRAIREVIVEMVRLQEFSEYPSRLSCLYAAKSYEDALKWKVLFDSFNRNVLQIVKLKVIGCCFEGDGSLLPKEDGATFAHKIKEAREYWKENIGNELPELLINGRIEVVEIVDDYTSEA; this comes from the coding sequence ATGGCGCTTGGCCAGGTTCTGAACTTTGATAAGAATGAAGCTAATAATCTTTATCGATTCTTTTTCGAAAGAGACTGGAAAAATTCTCAAGGAGAAGACTTTATGAGAATTTTCTATAATAACTTTTCAGCAGATGAACTGAACTTAAAGGACGAAGATGCAAAAGTTGCCTTTGAATATGTTGGCCAAACCGTTCGCGCTATTAGAGAAGTAATTGTAGAAATGGTAAGGCTTCAAGAATTTTCCGAATATCCTTCACGATTGTCTTGTTTGTATGCTGCCAAAAGCTATGAAGATGCATTAAAGTGGAAAGTATTATTTGATTCTTTTAACCGCAATGTTTTGCAAATTGTTAAATTAAAGGTTATAGGCTGTTGTTTTGAAGGTGATGGCAGTCTTCTGCCAAAAGAAGATGGGGCAACATTTGCACATAAGATCAAGGAAGCAAGAGAGTATTGGAAAGAAAATATAGGAAATGAGCTTCCAGAACTTTTAATAAACGGCAGGATAGAAGTGGTAGAAATAGTAGATGATTATACATCTGAAGCTTAG
- a CDS encoding 3'-5' exonuclease, which produces MDVIIVDLENQITFNKGEKQYIIEIGAAKVRNSKVISTFRRIVLPKTGHIRKSSRKMIGITEAEMRKGIPLAIAMKEFEKWIGEDYYYICTWSPSDLNILINNYSIDAYPISWLKNYTDIQKPISKVLGSHHPVSLKKALEFANINHEGKLHSGLDDSINTAHLFIKYENKIHLFENNINELLVSNLYKKCRECGEIVYHNEIEKGKCKQCSSKVRKKVTL; this is translated from the coding sequence ATGGATGTCATAATTGTTGATCTAGAAAATCAAATTACTTTCAACAAAGGGGAAAAACAATACATTATAGAGATTGGAGCTGCAAAAGTTAGAAACTCCAAAGTCATTTCTACTTTCAGGCGCATTGTTTTACCAAAGACAGGACACATAAGAAAATCATCTAGAAAAATGATCGGTATTACAGAGGCTGAAATGCGCAAGGGAATCCCTTTGGCTATAGCGATGAAGGAGTTTGAAAAGTGGATAGGTGAAGATTATTACTATATATGTACGTGGAGTCCATCTGACCTCAATATATTAATTAATAATTATTCAATTGACGCATATCCTATTTCCTGGTTAAAAAACTACACTGACATACAAAAACCAATTTCTAAAGTATTAGGAAGTCATCATCCTGTTAGCTTAAAAAAGGCTTTAGAATTTGCAAATATTAATCATGAAGGAAAGTTACATTCTGGACTGGATGATTCTATAAATACTGCACACTTATTTATTAAGTATGAAAATAAGATTCACTTATTTGAAAATAATATCAATGAATTATTAGTAAGTAATCTATATAAGAAGTGTCGAGAATGTGGGGAAATCGTATACCATAACGAAATTGAAAAAGGCAAATGTAAGCAATGTAGTAGTAAAGTAAGAAAAAAGGTGACTTTATAA
- a CDS encoding DUF896 domain-containing protein, with the protein MISNEKLNRINELAKKKKEQGLTEAEAKEQTALRAEYLKTFRSNMLTTLEGVKIYDPNGDDVTPQKIKDIQEKKKLH; encoded by the coding sequence ATGATTTCAAATGAAAAGCTTAATCGCATAAACGAGTTGGCAAAAAAGAAAAAAGAACAAGGCTTAACTGAAGCAGAAGCAAAAGAACAAACTGCATTAAGAGCTGAATACTTAAAAACATTCCGTTCTAACATGCTTACAACACTAGAAGGTGTTAAAATCTATGACCCGAATGGTGATGATGTAACTCCTCAAAAAATTAAAGACATTCAAGAAAAGAAAAAATTGCACTAA
- a CDS encoding LysM peptidoglycan-binding domain-containing protein — protein sequence MVEKIWRKHSYSIILIIFSLVTCFIIALKSSHADTDKYIKVTVSKGDSLWEISDQYEGLYSMPKKQFIKWVEDHNDIASNQIQTGEELVIPVLLEKQNTMLAAD from the coding sequence ATGGTCGAAAAAATTTGGAGAAAACATTCATACTCTATCATACTTATAATATTCAGCTTAGTGACATGCTTTATCATCGCATTAAAGTCCAGTCATGCAGATACAGATAAATACATAAAGGTAACGGTTAGCAAAGGGGATTCCCTATGGGAGATTTCTGATCAATATGAGGGTTTATACAGCATGCCAAAAAAACAGTTTATCAAATGGGTGGAAGACCATAATGACATTGCCAGTAATCAGATTCAAACAGGAGAAGAGCTGGTTATTCCAGTCCTGCTAGAAAAGCAGAACACAATGCTTGCAGCAGACTAA
- the tkt gene encoding transketolase yields MTETIDNLAISSIRTLAIDSIEKANSGHPGMPMGAAPMAYKLWTSFMNHNPKNPTWFNRDRFVLSAGHGSALLYSMLHLSGYDLSIEDLKQFRQWGSKTPGHPEYKHTAGVDATTGPLGQGIAMAVGMAMAERHLASVYNRDSYQVVDHFTYGICGDGDLMEGVSAEAASLAGHLKLGRLVVLYDSNDISLDGDLDKSFSESVEQRFKSYGWQYLRVEDGNDLAELTTALEAAKSDENHPTLIEVKTVIGFGSPNKSGKSASHGAPLGADEIKLTKEAYKWTFEEDFYVPEEVYEHFKKTIAENGAKKEQEWTELLKQYEGEYPELAKQFKLAIDDKLPEGWDKDIPVYEEGKSLASRASSGEVLNGIAKNVPSFIGGSADLAGSNNTMIKGEKDFTPENFAGRNIWFGVREFAMGAAMNGIALHGGLRIFGGTFFVFSDYLKPAIRLAAIMGLPVTYVFTHDSIAVGEDGPTHEPVEQLAGLRALPNLSVIRPADGNETAAAWKLSLESTDKPTALVLTRQNLPTIKGTDVNAYEGVSKGAYVISPASKETPDALLVAAGSEVGLAVEAQKALETEGISVSVVSMPSWDRFEQQSAEYKNSVLPKTVKKRLAIEMGSSLGWHRYAGDEGEVLAIDTFGASAPGNKILAEYGFTVENVVARLKAVLDNN; encoded by the coding sequence ATGACAGAAACAATTGATAACTTAGCTATTAGTTCAATCCGCACATTAGCGATTGATAGTATTGAAAAAGCTAATTCCGGCCATCCTGGAATGCCAATGGGTGCAGCTCCGATGGCATATAAATTATGGACTTCTTTCATGAACCATAATCCAAAAAATCCAACTTGGTTTAACCGCGATCGCTTTGTTCTTTCTGCAGGCCACGGTTCTGCATTGCTATACAGCATGCTGCATTTATCCGGTTATGATTTATCAATCGAAGATTTAAAGCAATTCCGCCAATGGGGAAGCAAAACTCCTGGACATCCAGAATACAAGCACACAGCTGGTGTTGATGCAACAACAGGTCCACTAGGTCAAGGTATTGCAATGGCTGTTGGTATGGCAATGGCTGAAAGACATTTGGCTTCTGTTTATAACAGAGATTCATATCAAGTGGTAGATCACTTTACATACGGCATTTGCGGCGACGGCGACTTAATGGAAGGTGTTTCTGCAGAAGCAGCTTCACTTGCAGGTCACTTAAAGCTTGGAAGACTAGTTGTTCTTTATGATTCAAACGATATCTCATTGGACGGAGACTTGGACAAGTCCTTCTCTGAAAGTGTAGAACAACGCTTTAAGTCTTATGGATGGCAATACTTGCGTGTTGAAGATGGAAACGATCTTGCAGAATTGACAACTGCTTTGGAAGCAGCTAAATCAGATGAAAACCATCCAACATTGATTGAAGTGAAAACAGTTATCGGATTCGGTTCTCCAAACAAATCTGGTAAATCTGCTTCACATGGTGCTCCACTTGGTGCAGACGAAATCAAATTGACGAAAGAAGCATACAAATGGACTTTCGAAGAGGATTTCTATGTTCCTGAAGAGGTTTACGAGCATTTCAAAAAAACAATCGCTGAAAATGGTGCGAAAAAAGAGCAAGAGTGGACAGAACTTCTTAAACAATATGAAGGTGAATATCCGGAGCTTGCTAAACAATTCAAGCTTGCAATCGATGATAAATTGCCAGAAGGCTGGGATAAAGATATTCCTGTTTATGAAGAAGGCAAGAGCCTTGCAAGCCGTGCTTCTTCTGGAGAAGTGCTTAACGGTATCGCTAAAAACGTTCCTTCCTTCATTGGCGGTTCTGCTGACTTGGCAGGAAGCAACAACACAATGATTAAAGGAGAAAAAGATTTCACTCCTGAAAACTTTGCAGGCAGAAACATCTGGTTCGGAGTAAGGGAATTCGCAATGGGTGCTGCTATGAATGGTATCGCTCTTCACGGCGGATTAAGAATATTTGGAGGAACGTTCTTCGTATTCTCTGATTACCTTAAACCAGCAATCAGACTTGCAGCAATCATGGGCTTGCCTGTAACTTATGTCTTTACACATGACAGTATTGCAGTAGGTGAGGATGGTCCTACACATGAGCCGGTTGAACAGCTTGCTGGTTTGCGTGCATTGCCAAACCTTTCTGTAATTCGTCCAGCTGATGGTAATGAGACAGCAGCTGCTTGGAAGCTTTCTTTAGAATCAACGGACAAACCAACTGCTTTAGTATTGACTCGTCAAAACTTGCCGACTATTAAAGGGACGGATGTTAACGCATACGAAGGCGTTTCTAAAGGTGCATATGTCATTTCACCTGCAAGCAAAGAAACTCCAGATGCACTTCTAGTAGCAGCTGGTTCAGAGGTAGGACTTGCGGTTGAAGCACAAAAGGCATTAGAAACAGAAGGTATTTCTGTATCTGTTGTCAGCATGCCATCATGGGATCGCTTCGAACAGCAATCTGCTGAGTATAAAAACAGCGTTCTTCCAAAAACAGTGAAAAAACGTCTTGCAATTGAGATGGGAAGCTCACTAGGCTGGCATAGATATGCTGGAGACGAAGGCGAAGTATTGGCAATCGATACTTTCGGAGCTTCTGCACCAGGAAATAAAATTCTAGCAGAGTATGGCTTTACAGTAGAAAATGTTGTAGCACGTCTTAAAGCAGTGCTTGATAACAACTAA
- a CDS encoding DUF1349 domain-containing protein, translated as MGNLLLDEKFENTKLNSLLQWRCEPRKWYVDEKSSQLVLETDQETDYWQKTHYGFQADNGHFLFIETDKNFRMTTKVKTYPKSKYDHAGLMIRYSQDVWVKTSLEYITDELSKLGAVVTNQGYSDWSTQKAESNETNLYFRISRIAQNCYVDFSWNGNDWSQIRLAHLDIPNDAPISAGVFACSPQGKEQIVQFEFLTIEELSADPNEAYL; from the coding sequence ATGGGTAATTTGCTTCTCGATGAAAAGTTTGAAAATACAAAGTTGAACAGCTTGCTTCAGTGGCGGTGTGAGCCGCGAAAATGGTACGTCGATGAAAAAAGCTCGCAATTAGTGTTAGAAACAGATCAGGAAACAGATTATTGGCAAAAAACACATTATGGCTTTCAAGCAGACAATGGGCACTTTCTGTTTATAGAAACAGATAAGAACTTCAGGATGACAACAAAGGTAAAAACATACCCAAAATCAAAGTATGATCATGCAGGTTTGATGATTCGCTATTCACAAGATGTCTGGGTTAAAACTTCTTTAGAATATATCACAGATGAGCTCAGTAAATTAGGAGCTGTCGTTACTAATCAAGGATACTCGGACTGGTCGACTCAAAAAGCGGAATCTAATGAGACAAATCTGTACTTCCGAATATCGAGAATAGCTCAAAACTGCTATGTTGACTTTTCGTGGAATGGTAATGACTGGTCGCAAATACGTTTAGCTCATTTGGATATTCCAAATGACGCACCAATTTCTGCTGGAGTATTCGCATGCAGTCCTCAAGGAAAGGAACAAATTGTGCAATTTGAATTTTTGACAATAGAAGAGCTTTCAGCAGATCCGAACGAAGCTTACCTTTAA
- a CDS encoding aspartyl-phosphate phosphatase Spo0E family protein, translating to MSNQQLVYLIEIKRQKLVEAAKEHGFASPIVISCSQELDILINKLMETTANPKKVSK from the coding sequence ATGTCAAATCAGCAATTGGTTTACTTAATAGAAATAAAAAGACAAAAATTAGTTGAAGCTGCAAAAGAACATGGTTTTGCTTCACCCATTGTAATCAGCTGCAGTCAGGAACTAGATATACTTATAAATAAATTAATGGAAACTACCGCTAATCCCAAAAAAGTTTCTAAATAA
- a CDS encoding cytochrome c biogenesis protein CcdC has protein sequence MTSVILSSIVAIFMGTFFMVVRMKAAKKPVSAKKIILPPVMMSTGALMFVFPMFAVTTTEILESCIIGMLFSILLIKTSSFEIKENDIYLKKSKAFIFILFGLLAVRIVAKLILSSSIDVGALSGMFWILAFSMIVPWRIAMLVNYKKLEAQLKAS, from the coding sequence ATGACATCAGTCATTCTATCATCAATTGTAGCTATTTTCATGGGGACATTTTTTATGGTCGTCCGAATGAAAGCGGCAAAAAAACCAGTATCAGCAAAAAAAATTATCTTGCCTCCTGTCATGATGAGCACAGGCGCGCTCATGTTCGTTTTTCCGATGTTTGCGGTAACGACAACGGAGATATTGGAATCTTGTATTATAGGTATGCTTTTTTCTATCTTGTTGATTAAAACCTCAAGTTTTGAGATAAAGGAAAATGATATATACTTGAAAAAGTCGAAAGCCTTTATTTTTATTTTATTTGGACTTCTTGCTGTTCGGATTGTCGCTAAATTAATCTTAAGCAGCTCCATAGATGTGGGAGCACTAAGCGGAATGTTCTGGATTCTTGCTTTTTCGATGATTGTACCTTGGAGAATAGCGATGTTAGTTAACTATAAAAAACTAGAAGCACAGCTTAAAGCTAGTTAA
- a CDS encoding GrpB family protein: MKLGLRRNEVKLSQYSMQWDKEYIKIKQSILHVLPQLRNRVEHIGSTAIKGMTAKPVLDLAVGIDDLTKVDQKFFYALKKLGFFRLRVERPEEIVLAKFTDDTFEEKTHYLHLVEYNKDLWNNFIFFRDYLNSNKTARDMYTNLKTSFIEKYPTAGIDKYTDYKAQFVEDIYKRRKD, translated from the coding sequence ATGAAACTCGGGTTGAGAAGAAATGAAGTGAAACTAAGTCAGTATTCGATGCAATGGGATAAAGAATACATAAAAATAAAGCAGTCTATTCTGCATGTGCTTCCACAATTAAGGAATAGAGTGGAGCATATTGGCAGTACAGCAATCAAAGGAATGACAGCTAAACCAGTACTGGATTTAGCAGTAGGAATAGATGATTTAACAAAAGTTGACCAAAAGTTTTTTTATGCATTAAAAAAATTAGGTTTTTTCAGGCTGCGTGTTGAAAGGCCGGAGGAAATCGTACTAGCAAAATTTACAGACGATACCTTTGAAGAAAAAACTCATTATCTCCATCTTGTTGAATATAATAAAGACCTTTGGAATAATTTCATCTTTTTTAGGGATTATTTAAATTCAAATAAAACAGCACGAGACATGTATACAAATCTTAAGACTAGTTTTATAGAGAAATATCCTACTGCCGGTATTGATAAATATACGGACTATAAGGCGCAATTTGTAGAAGATATTTATAAACGGAGAAAGGATTAA
- the sirA gene encoding sporulation inhibitor of replication protein SirA produces the protein MRKYYLYLIKEDIATDYLGKERMFYKLFSEHTKTDDSLLKLETAKQIDYITLPISVWRLQKLLFGDLQKNKSFKQQDSHTYYIENGNLSSAQLRLTKQYIVIEAEGYYDAESIFFEILRKNEPSFLAIDVENARFGWLKPIKERNLI, from the coding sequence ATGAGAAAATATTATTTGTATTTGATTAAAGAGGATATAGCAACTGATTATCTTGGGAAAGAAAGAATGTTTTACAAATTATTTTCTGAGCATACTAAAACAGATGATTCCTTGCTTAAATTAGAGACGGCAAAGCAAATCGACTATATCACACTTCCTATATCTGTGTGGAGACTCCAGAAGCTATTGTTTGGCGATCTGCAAAAAAACAAAAGCTTCAAGCAGCAGGACAGCCATACATATTACATAGAAAACGGCAATTTAAGCAGTGCGCAGCTGAGGCTCACCAAACAATACATAGTTATTGAAGCAGAAGGATATTATGATGCTGAGTCGATTTTCTTTGAAATTTTGCGAAAAAATGAACCGTCCTTTTTGGCGATTGACGTGGAAAATGCCCGATTTGGCTGGTTAAAACCAATAAAAGAAAGAAATTTGATATGA
- the lexA gene encoding transcriptional repressor LexA — protein MQKLSKRQLDILEYIKEEVRLKGYPPSVREIAEAVGLASSSTVHGHLARLESKGLIRRDPTKPRAIEILDLEENNIPKYNIINVPVVGKVTAGLPITAIENVEEYFPLPERLAPSDEQVFMLEIMGESMIEAGILDGDYVIVRQQNSANNGEIVVAMTEDDEATVKRFFKEKDSIRLQPENSTMEPIVLRHVSILGKVIGVYRHIQ, from the coding sequence ATGCAAAAGCTATCTAAAAGACAACTAGATATATTGGAATACATAAAAGAAGAAGTCCGCCTCAAAGGCTATCCGCCATCCGTAAGAGAAATTGCGGAAGCTGTCGGACTTGCTTCAAGTTCAACTGTACACGGGCACTTGGCAAGATTGGAAAGCAAAGGCCTAATCAGAAGAGACCCTACAAAGCCACGTGCAATTGAAATACTAGACTTGGAAGAAAACAATATACCAAAATACAACATTATCAATGTTCCTGTTGTCGGTAAGGTAACTGCAGGTTTACCAATCACAGCGATTGAGAATGTAGAAGAGTATTTTCCTCTTCCTGAAAGACTTGCTCCAAGTGATGAACAAGTATTTATGTTGGAAATTATGGGAGAAAGTATGATTGAAGCAGGGATACTTGACGGTGACTATGTAATTGTAAGGCAACAGAATTCCGCTAATAACGGAGAAATTGTTGTCGCAATGACAGAAGATGACGAGGCGACAGTCAAGCGCTTCTTTAAAGAAAAAGATTCGATTCGTCTTCAGCCGGAAAACTCTACGATGGAGCCAATTGTCCTTCGTCATGTAAGCATCCTTGGAAAAGTTATTGGCGTATACCGCCATATCCAATAA
- a CDS encoding phage integrase SAM-like domain-containing protein, translating into MVNKRQEYEQLKQYLNEKLGIEQLENITIFDLKSYVRLKQKDGLKPQSIVSMFKMVSAFFSWCEKEGYIKENIAKKVATPKVPKKLIQGFSVTEVQAMIDAFSYNNNLETRNKAIVAMLADCGLRSIEIRGLLSKNVNGVTILVNGKGNREECFHIPSTEKDIK; encoded by the coding sequence ATGGTAAATAAACGTCAAGAGTACGAACAACTCAAACAGTACCTAAATGAAAAGCTTGGAATTGAACAATTAGAAAACATAACAATATTTGATTTAAAGTCCTATGTACGGCTAAAACAGAAGGATGGATTAAAGCCACAGAGTATAGTGTCTATGTTTAAGATGGTATCAGCTTTCTTTAGTTGGTGTGAGAAAGAAGGTTATATAAAGGAGAATATTGCGAAAAAAGTCGCTACTCCTAAAGTACCTAAAAAGTTAATACAAGGGTTTTCTGTAACTGAAGTACAAGCAATGATAGATGCTTTCAGTTATAATAACAATCTTGAGACGAGAAATAAGGCAATTGTGGCTATGCTTGCAGATTGTGGTTTGAGATCAATTGAGATACGTGGATTATTAAGTAAAAATGTAAATGGCGTTACTATCTTGGTCAATGGTAAAGGGAATAGAGAGGAATGTTTTCATATCCCCAGCACTGAAAAGGATATAAAATGA